A window of Myxococcales bacterium genomic DNA:
GAGCCTCGCGTGACCTTCGAGTACGCCTCGGTGGCCTGCTGGTAGCTCTCCATCTCGTAGAAGAGCCGGCCGATGGCCATCCACGCGAGATCGACGATATGCCGATGGTCGTCGGTGTCGGAAGGGAGCTCGATCACCTGGCGGAACGCGTCGATCGCCGCCTTGTAGCTCTTCGGCGGAACGCGACCGTCAGCGCCCGCAGCGGGCGTGGTGGCCGTGCGCATCGCGACGAGCGCGAGGAAGTAGCGCGCCTGGTGGGTGTAGGTGTTGCCGTTGCCCACCGACTGGAGCGACTGCGCCGCGTTCGCGTAGTCCTTCTTGGCGTAGTAGGCCTTCCCCTTGGCGTAGTGCAGCGCCGCGTCGACTTGCGCCGGAGGCACCATGTTCAGCTTGGAGAACACCTCGTCGAGACCCGCCAGGTCGCCCGTACGGAGAGAGACGTCGACGAGGCGCGCCAGGCCCGCCCGAAGTACTGCTGGAACCGCGGCTCGCTCGCGCGCTGGACCATCAGCCGGTAGTCGCGACGCGCCGAGAGGTACTCTCGCGCTGCGTAGAACGTCTCGCCGCGAAGCCAGAGCGCGTCCGTGAAGCTCGGCGTGTCGGGGAACTCTTCGATGAGCTCACCGAACACGACCGTCGCGCGCGCGTAGTCCTTGCCGCGAAAGAGCAGCTCGCCGTTGGCGAGCCGCTGCTCGGGCGATAGGCGTTGGGTCTTCGCTCGCTCGACCGCGGACTGAACGCTGCCGATCTCGCGATCGACGTTCGTGACCTCGGTCCGCGCCTCCTCGAGCCCAGAGGCATGCGCGCCCGTGACCCAGCCGAGCGCCAGAGGGAGCACCACGGCCCCCACCCGGAGCCGGAGGTGACGATTCCGTGGGCTCACTACTTTCCTCCGCCGATGGAAATCGAGCCGCCCACCCCGCTAGCCGCCGGGGCCGTCGTGACCGTGGGACCACCGCCACCGGCGGACGCGGCCGCGCGGCTCGGCGCGCTGAGCGGCTGGACCTTCTCGTTCCACTCGAACTGGGGGCGCTGCTCGAGGGGCGTCGTGACGCCGCCCTTCTCGAGCGACGTACCGGTCACGACGATGGCCTTGCCCTCGACGACCGTGAAGGAGTGCGCGTTGCGGACGTCGAACTTGTAGCCGCGGAGGTAGGTGAACACGCCGTAGCCGTTGCCCTGGAACTGCAACACGGCCTGCACCATGTGGTCGCCCGGGGGCATGGAGCCGCTGAAGAGGGGGATCTCCTTCTGCTCCGCGAGGACGCCCGTGTCGTCTTGGCGGTTGTACTGCACCGCCCCGTCGATGATGAAGGCGGCCTTCACGAGGCGGAAGGCGGTCGACATCTCGTTGCGGTAGATGATTTCCGCGCGCGAGCCCGCGGCGCCGCCCGTAAGGATCGTGTCCGACAGGAGCGAGAGGCGCGTGTGGCTCCGGCGAATCTGATCCTTGAGCTCATCGACGCGCGCCTCGAGGTCGCGGAGGCGAACCGAGTAGGTCGCTCCGTCGGCCTGCGCCGGGATCGGCACGGCGGGCGCGCCAGTCGCAGGAGCAGCGGTCGTCGCCGCGGGCGCGGCCGACGCGGCTGCGGACGGTGCAGCGGCCGGCGTTGGCTGAGCGAAGGCCGTCGCCGAAACACCGACGCATAGGAAGAAAGCCAGCCCAATCGCTTGACGTCGCATCGCGTACTCCCCTTGTCCGCACCCGGGCGGAACGATTCTCAGAACCCATCTACAAAGTCGAAGCCTGTGGCGAGGCTCGCGCCTTCCGGCCCGGCCACGCTGCGCGTGGACGATCCGTTCGCCTCCCCCACGCCCTCGCTAACGCAGGGCAGTGTAGACGTGGCGCAAGCCTCGTTGCAACCTTGGAACGCACGTTGCCGAGCGACCCGTGGAGAATCTCGCCCCACCGGACAGTGCGTAAACCACTTCGCACTTGCACGGAGGCCTCGTGGCGCACGCATTGGCACCGCCAAGGGCCGCCGGTTTGTTAGTGTGCGGGTCGGTCGGGGGGCAACGCCGCCCCTCGTAGAACTTTGGCGACTCTCATGCGTCTCCTTCCCCAAGAAAATGAACCGACGGGTGTCCGCGAGCGCGGGTCCACTCCAGCGGCTCCTCGCGGCGCGGGCTCCCCGCGGCGCGGGCGAGCCTTGGGACGGACCGCATGACGACCGACAGCGACGAGCTGCTCGTGGCGCGATTTCAAGCGGGGGACCGCGCCGCGTTCACAGCCCTCGTTCGACGTCACCAGGGGCCTCTGTTTCACTTCGCGTTTCGACAGCTGCGGAGCGCCCCGGCCGCGGAGGACGTCGTCCAGGAAGCGTTCGTGCGCGTGGTGCAGAGCGCCGCGGAGTTCAAGAACGAGGCGCGCTTCACGACGTGGGTCTACACGATCACGCGAAACCTCTGCATCGATCAGCTCCGCAAGCGCGCCCATCGCCGGCACCCTTCGCTGGACGAGGCGCGGGGCGACGACGGGGACCGGACGCTCGGGGAAGTGGTCCCGGATCGGGGGGCGGACGTCGAACGGGACGCCGTCGGTGCAGAGCTGCAGCAGCAGGTCGCGGCGGCCGTGGAGCTGCTCCCGCCAGATCAGAAGGAGGTCTTCTTGATGCGCGAGGTCGCCCACCTGCCCTTCAAGGAAATCGCGGCGATCACGGGTGTGCCCGAGAACACGGTGAAGAGCCGCATGCGCTACGCCCTCGAGCGACTCCAGGCGGCGCTGAAGGACCACGAAGAGTACGCACGTGCGCTCCGCTGACCGAGTGCACACATTCAACTAAGAATACCCACCGTCTGCGCCCGCCCCTCCGATAGCCACCATGGACTGCGAGAAATTCGACTCCCTGATCATCGACGAGCTCTACGAGGAGCTCGACGAGCTGACGAGCGCCGCGATGAAGCGGCACGCGGCGGGGTGCGAGAGTTGCGCCGCGAAGCTTGGAGGGTTGCGCGCGACCCGCGCGGTCGCCAGGCTCGAGACGCCTGAGCTCCCCGCGGGGCTCGAGGAGCGCATCCTGGCCTCGTCGCGTGACGCGCAGGTCGTCGTGCCCATCGCGCGTGGCCGCTTCTCGCGCGCGGTGTCGCTCGCGGGCACGTGGGCCATGCGGCCGCAGACCGCCATGGCGGCGCTCTTTCTGCTCATGATCGGATCGAGCGCCGTGCTGCTCCGGTCGCGACAGCCGCGCGAGTCCGCGGCGCTCACGGTGACGCAGGAGGGCGCGCCTTCGCCTCAGTCGGCCGCGGCAGAAGAGCGCGAGTTCGACGACAAGGGCGCGGCGGCCGCCCATGGCGCGACGCCCACGGGGGCCGTCGCGCTCGCGACGAACGAGCGCGCGAAGAAGTCGGCCTCCGACGAGCCGGAGGCCCCCCCGCCGGCCGCGTTCGCCAATCGCAACGAGGGCAAGCGTGAGCGTGGCGATCTCCAGGAACCCCAGGCGCAGCGGGGGCTCGGGGGGGCGGCGGGCGGCGGGGCGCCTCTGCCGGCGGCAGCGCCGACCGCGGCCGCGGGCCCGGCTGCCGAGTCGCGCGACGACGGCGACGGGTACGCGGCAGGCCTCGCCGCCTACAGGGCGCAACGGTACGCGGAGGCGACGAGGCGCCTCGACGAGGCGGCGGCGCGCGGCAACGCGACGGCCGCGCTCTGGGCCGCCCGCAGCGTTCGTGACTCGAGCGGGTGCGGGGCCGCGCTCGCGCGATTCGACGCGGCCGCCGCGCGAGGGGGCCCTGCCGGGCACGACGCGACCTTCGAGGGAGCGCGATGCCACGAGGCGGTGGGCGACGTGGACGGAGCCCGCGCGCGCTACCGCTCGTTGCTAGGGGTCCCGGCGTACGCCGCGCGAGCACAGGCCGCGCTCGACTCGGGGACGGAGCTCGCCTCACGGAGGGCGGCCCCGGCGAAGGCGGCGGCGGCGCCCCCAAGCGGAGGCGCCCGCGAGCCCTCGAAGAACGCCGCGCCGAAGCCCGCCGCCCCTCCCGCGGTCGACCGAGCGTCGTCGTTCTGAGCGATGAGCGAGCGCGCTCCCCCCTCCCCGCGAGCCGGGCACGCGGCGCACGGCGCGCTTGGCCTCACCGAGGCCGACGCGCGGGCGCTGTCCGCCACCGCGAGCCTGCGAGAGCGTCTCGTTGGCCTCGCCGAAGCCCCGCTCGACAACGATACGCTGCTCCTGTCCTCGACGATCGGCCGGGTGCTTGCGCAGGCCGGGGCGTCGCCGACGCTCGCGGCGACCGTGCTCGACCCGGTGGTGGCCCGCTGGCCGGCTGCCGGCGCGCTCCGCGCAGCGGCGTTCGAGGCGTTCGCGGCGACCCGCGCCGAGGAGGCCTCGCGCGAAGCGATCGCGGCGTGGCGCTACCCGCGCTGCGTCGTCCCTCTCGAGGACGGCGCGTTCGGTGTGTGCGTGAGCGTGCCGACCGACGACCCGGAGCAGCTGGCCGACTGGGCCGATCACGTGGCGGCGGGGCTGGCGCGCGCGGGCGCGCGCCACGTCGTGCTCTCGGGGGAGGCCCCCGCCGCGCGGGCGCTGTTGGACGCGCTAGCGCTCGTCGGAGTCCCCACTGGGCCGCGCCCACTCCACCTCCGGCTCCCGTGGGGGCGATGACGCAGAGACCGTTGGCCCGGGGTGGAATCCCGGCTAGGTTGCTCCGCGCATGATCGTTCGGACCGTAGGTGCTCGGAGATGGTCACGCGGGCGCGCGCCAAAGGGCCTCGGCGTGGTCGGCGCGACGCTCACCATGGCTCTGCTCGGGGCTTGCGGCGCGACCGACGAGCGCGCCGACGTCACGCTCGACGCCCGGTTCGTATCGCCCAAGGGGCTGCTCGATACGGTAAGCCGCATCACGCTGGTCGTGTACGACAAGTCCGACGCCGTGACCTGCGATCCGGCGAGGGGCGCCTCGACGGCGAAGCCCGACACCCCGAAGATAGCCACGCGAGAGCTCTCGCGGGCCGGGTGCGCCGACCGCGTGAAGTTCTGCGGCGACGTCCGCGTCACTCGGTCCGACCTCGAGCGCGTGTTCGTGGCGTCGGCCTCCGACGACGCGGGCGACACCATCGCGCAGGGCTGCGCGGTGGCGAAAGTGAATCAAGACGCCGTGCCCCTCGAGATCAAGATGGTGCGCGCCATCCCACCCTCGACGTGCGGCAACAAGGTGATCGAGGGGCTAGAGCAGTGCGATCCGCCAGGCGCCGCCTGCTCCGCGACCTGCAAGACCGAGGAGACCGCGCTCTCGGTCGGATCCATCCTCGCCAACACGAAGACGGGCGGACCGAACGAGAAGAGCGAGACCTCGCTGCTGGCGACGAAGTCGCGATTTTTCGCGTTCTTCACCGACAAATCGAGCGGCAAGGCCGACGTCGGCGTCCGGGCGCTCGACGCCACCTTCGGGCCGGTCTCCAGCCCGCCGGCGGCCGCGCAAGGGTTCGTGTACCTGCCCAACGGTTCGAACCCGCCGGAGCCCGCGACCCGCGCGGCGGGAGGCGCCGAGGCCGCTGCGCTCGCAGACACGACGTGGGTGGCGTTCCACGCGGTGGCGGCGGACGGCGCCGCCGACGTCTTTCTGCGCTCGTTCGACGCTGAGCTGACCCCGGGACAGGCCGCGTCGATTGGCGTCAACGGGGCGAACGGGGCCGGTGAGGCAGGTGCCCAGACCTCGCCGAGCGTCGCCGCCGGCGCGAACGGAAAGCTCTACATAGCCTGGCAAGACGAGAGC
This region includes:
- a CDS encoding RNA polymerase sigma factor; protein product: MTTDSDELLVARFQAGDRAAFTALVRRHQGPLFHFAFRQLRSAPAAEDVVQEAFVRVVQSAAEFKNEARFTTWVYTITRNLCIDQLRKRAHRRHPSLDEARGDDGDRTLGEVVPDRGADVERDAVGAELQQQVAAAVELLPPDQKEVFLMREVAHLPFKEIAAITGVPENTVKSRMRYALERLQAALKDHEEYARALR